In one window of Ruminococcus albus AD2013 DNA:
- a CDS encoding GNAT family N-acetyltransferase, which yields MAYKIRTLEKSEYTALEDFLYEAIFIPEGVEPPSKDIIKRPELQVYVENFGTRMGDFALCAECDGRIVGAVWTRIMDDYGHIDDDTPSFAISLYKEYRGQGIGTELMMKMLEVLKNAGFSRASLAVQKANYAVKMYRKVGFEIVGENEEEYIMVWEC from the coding sequence ATGGCATACAAGATCAGAACTCTTGAAAAAAGCGAATATACTGCGCTTGAAGATTTTCTGTATGAGGCGATATTTATCCCCGAGGGGGTAGAACCGCCGTCTAAGGATATAATCAAGCGCCCCGAATTGCAGGTATATGTTGAAAATTTCGGCACACGCATGGGCGACTTTGCGCTGTGCGCCGAATGTGACGGCAGGATAGTCGGGGCAGTATGGACGAGGATAATGGATGATTACGGTCATATCGATGATGACACGCCCTCATTTGCGATATCGCTGTACAAGGAATACCGCGGGCAGGGCATAGGCACCGAACTTATGATGAAGATGCTGGAAGTCCTGAAAAATGCAGGATTTTCGAGGGCATCGCTGGCGGTGCAGAAAGCGAATTACGCAGTGAAGATGTACAGAAAAGTCGGCTTTGAGATAGTCGGCGAAAATGAAGAGGAGTATATAATGGTATGGGAGTGCTGA